The genomic region TTTTTAATATGGAAAACACCACCATAAATCAGTTCTACATGAAATAGCGTTTCGGCGTCATTATTGGCTTTGACGGAGAGGGACAAAACGACGTCATAATTGTCATCACCAATTGGATTAGCATTAACATTAATGTTGATGTCGATTTGAGGTGCCTTTTCACGTGGACGTAGTGAACGAGGAGCATTAGGGTTCTCGAATGAAAAATCTTTTAAATATTGAGATAATACAGCAAAAACTGGCTCTCCACCACTGTTATTCATTTCACCTTCGGCCATAGTACAAACCTTCTCACTATTATTAATTGTATATTTCTATTTTAAATCTATAGATCTAGTTGGTTATCATGCCTTGCAAAAGGTTGCAAGAAATGCTCCTCTTAATCTTGCTTATTTTTTAAGTTCGTTACAGAATTTCAGTATTTCAATATTTCAGTGATTATCATCATTTTTACGCCATGGAGATTCTGTAACATCATAAACTTTGTAGTCTTCTGCTTTAAGATCAATTGTTTTTTCAGAGTCTTTTTGATCATTGGTTTTATTTTTAGTATGAGGACCGATTTTATTTCTAAATGATGAGAAGAAATGCCAGATAAGAGAGCGAATTGGCTTAATAAGAAGTAATATTCCCAAAATATCGCTTACAAATCCTGGCAAAATAAGCAAAATCGCGCCACCCATGATGAAAGCATCATTCATAAGATTGTTTTCTAATCTACGACCTTGAAT from Bartonella birtlesii IBS 325 harbors:
- the secB gene encoding protein-export chaperone SecB, which translates into the protein MAEGEMNNSGGEPVFAVLSQYLKDFSFENPNAPRSLRPREKAPQIDININVNANPIGDDNYDVVLSLSVKANNDAETLFHVELIYGGVFHIKNIPQEHVMPLVFIECPRLLFPFARQIISDATQNGGFPPLWLDPIDFAALFQKRLAEEQNDNQRQTQPS
- a CDS encoding FxsA family protein gives rise to the protein MIKSYPINSRFFIIILLTVLLIEIAGFIFVGKEIGILATLSLVILTTIAGSVLLRIQGVNLLKNIQREIIQGRRLENNLMNDAFIMGGAILLILPGFVSDILGILLLIKPIRSLIWHFFSSFRNKIGPHTKNKTNDQKDSEKTIDLKAEDYKVYDVTESPWRKNDDNH